Proteins encoded in a region of the Zunongwangia endophytica genome:
- a CDS encoding helix-turn-helix transcriptional regulator — MRRKWVKIKVILKDRLSYADRLMILAVIAFVILTTIATVMIYDINKKPEAGTTGFSHKYLRLNKYQMKVKTTKPNENAQHLIAGLLQKDDGIEFYGIPQSKRVEWLQNGHSQNFQNLPRDKFMILANAFNSNNEAREVINKYFGIHLPFKRRVELYTYFMYGGLDNKPDLIGEVLQPPENYRHEENCISLQFKKIHLNGSPLKDREIRMLDMMLRDYKDTAIAFKMGIQVSTYNQHKKELFIKTGTHSRTSLMIAAIKQRATGFFHKVSFS, encoded by the coding sequence ATGCGTCGTAAATGGGTGAAAATAAAAGTGATCCTTAAAGATCGGCTTAGTTATGCCGATAGGCTTATGATACTGGCCGTTATCGCTTTTGTGATCTTAACTACCATTGCCACAGTCATGATATACGACATAAATAAAAAGCCCGAAGCGGGAACTACGGGCTTTTCACATAAATATTTACGCTTAAATAAATATCAAATGAAAGTCAAAACTACAAAACCCAATGAAAACGCGCAACATTTAATTGCCGGTTTATTACAAAAAGATGATGGGATCGAGTTCTATGGTATCCCACAAAGTAAGAGAGTAGAATGGTTGCAAAATGGCCACTCTCAAAATTTCCAAAACTTACCCCGTGACAAATTTATGATTCTTGCCAATGCCTTTAATAGCAATAACGAGGCTAGAGAAGTAATTAATAAATATTTTGGGATCCACCTACCCTTTAAAAGACGAGTAGAGCTTTACACCTACTTTATGTATGGAGGCCTAGATAATAAGCCAGATTTGATTGGAGAGGTTTTACAACCACCAGAAAATTACAGGCACGAAGAAAATTGTATTTCCCTCCAGTTTAAAAAAATCCATCTAAACGGATCTCCTTTAAAAGATCGGGAAATTAGAATGCTTGATATGATGCTAAGAGATTACAAGGATACTGCAATTGCCTTTAAAATGGGCATACAGGTTAGCACTTACAACCAACATAAAAAAGAACTTTTTATAAAAACTGGAACACACAGCAGAACCAGTTTGATGATCGCTGCTATAAAGCAACGTGCAACAGGATTTTTTCATAAGGTTAGTTTTAGTTAA